Below is a genomic region from Billgrantia tianxiuensis.
GTGTCCGAGTCCGTATCGAGGTCCTGGCCGGCCTCGGTTACGTCCTCGAGATCAACATCCTGAAGGTCCCGTTCAAGCATGCTCATCGGTTGCTACCCCGTGGTTTCGTCCTGAAATGCCTGTTGCTCTGGCATGGCTTACAGCACGCAGAGTTCTATTTGTTATGACTCCTCATTGGTACCCGCGAGGTACCATGACCACCTGTAATGTCCCGACGGCAACCGTTGTCAGACTACCGTTCCGGCAGGTATTTCAAGGGGTCCTGAGGCTGGCCATCCTTGCGCACCTCGAAATGCAGCCTGACGCTTTCGGCATCGCTGTCGCCCATGGTGGCGATGACCTGACCGGCCTCGACCACATCGTTCTCCGTGACGCGGAGGCTGTCGTTGTGGGCGTAGGCGCTCAGATACTGATCGTTATGCTTGAGCAGGATGAGGTTGCCGTAGCCCCGCACCCCGCTGCCGGCATAGACCACGATACCGGGTCCGGCTGCTCTGACAGGTTGCCCCTTTTGCCCGGCGATATCAATGCCGGCGGTAATGCTTCCACCTTCACCGAAGCGGCCGACCAGTTCACCGTCAACGGGCCACTGCCAGGGCACCTCTGCTACCGGTGTATAGGTACGACTCGCACTTTCGGGTTGACGTTCCGGCTCACCTGCCACTTGGGTGCCAGCATCCGCCTGCGGCTGGGTCGGCTCTGCCTGCTGGGACTGGTCCTGCTGGGGTTGGGGTTCAGGCTCGGCCTGTGCCGCAACGGCCGCCTCGGGTTCCACGCGAGGCTCTGGCTCGGGTTCCGGCTGGGCTTGGGGCTCCGGCTGTGCGGGTGCCCGAGTATCGGCAACGCTTTCGGCACTCGCCAACGCGGCGTCGCTGGGAACGCTCGCCTCGCCCTGGAGAGGCTCGGCAGTCAGGCGCCGATTGCGCTCGATAGCTTCCTCATCGGGCAGCAGCCAGTCATCACTGGCCGTCTGGGCTGTGCCTCCACCTCCAAGCGCGGTGGCCGTGGCGACCTGGGCCTCCCCCAGCTCACGCGACTGGGTGTCGGGAGACGGCGCTGCGGCACCATCGCTCAGGCGCAACTGCTGGCCCGGCTGAATGCGGTAGGGAGGGCCGATCTGGTTGAGCCTGGCCAGATCGCGATAGTCCATGTCGTGACGCCAGGCGATACCGTACAGGGTATCACCGGCCTCGACCGTGTAATGACTGGCAGGAGCGCGCTCGCGGCTCACCGAGAGGTCACGAACCTGAGGAGCGCCGTACTCCTGCTGGGCGGCACAGCCAGCCACTGCCAGGGCCACGGCTGAGACGAGAAATACCTTACGCATTGGAGCCCTCCTGCTTGTCTGTCGATTTGTGAGAGCCGTTCCCAGCCTTGCCAGGCGCACTGCCCCCCGAATGGCGCCCCAGCACCAGAACCAGCGCCGCACCGACCACCATGGCTACCACCACCGGCACCAGCAAGGCGGGCTCTCCGGTCAGATTGGCGTAGTCGCCGGGCGTCAGATAGCGGTAGTCGAGCGGGATCATCCGGCCTTCAGGGCCGAGCTGGTAGCGTACCAGCTCACGCCAGGGCCACAGCACCGGCAACGAACCGATGATGAAGCCGATCAGCAGTTGCAGGGTCGCGGTGTGATAGTGGCGCAGCAGCCAGGAGAGCAGCCGCGAGAAGCCGAACAGGCCGATCAGACAGCCAACGGCAAAGGTCGAAAGCAGCGAGAGATCGAAGCTGCGAATGCCCTGCATCACGGTGC
It encodes:
- a CDS encoding peptidoglycan DD-metalloendopeptidase family protein translates to MRKVFLVSAVALAVAGCAAQQEYGAPQVRDLSVSRERAPASHYTVEAGDTLYGIAWRHDMDYRDLARLNQIGPPYRIQPGQQLRLSDGAAAPSPDTQSRELGEAQVATATALGGGGTAQTASDDWLLPDEEAIERNRRLTAEPLQGEASVPSDAALASAESVADTRAPAQPEPQAQPEPEPEPRVEPEAAVAAQAEPEPQPQQDQSQQAEPTQPQADAGTQVAGEPERQPESASRTYTPVAEVPWQWPVDGELVGRFGEGGSITAGIDIAGQKGQPVRAAGPGIVVYAGSGVRGYGNLILLKHNDQYLSAYAHNDSLRVTENDVVEAGQVIATMGDSDAESVRLHFEVRKDGQPQDPLKYLPER